GGTCTCCGGGTACCTCGAGGACGAGCGCGCGTGGACGAGGATCCGTCGATGGCTGAAGGCGGCCGGCATACGGGCTGCGTTCCGGCACGGGCGGCACGGGCTGCTCGGACATCTGTACCCCGGGATGATGGACGTGATCACCGACCCGACCCTGGTCTCCGCGCAGCTCGGCGGGCACGTCGAGATCCTGGAGATCGACGACCTCCGGGTCCGGGTCGAGAAGGTGACCGCGGCCGAGACCGAGGCGCGGATGAAGGTCGCCCAGGAAGTGTTCACGCTCGACGACTCGGTGGTCGAGGACGACTTCCGCTGGGGCGCGACGGTGTCGGTCGCGCTGGACCGGCTGGTCGAGGACTTCCAGCTCGACACCCTGGCGTACTACCACCGCGGCCTCGACGGCGAGACGCACGAACGGGTCGCGGCCGGCATGATCCTCGGCGCATCGTTGCTCACGGCAAGGGGTGTGCCGGCGGCCGGGGAGTACGAGCTGCGGACCTCGCTGGCGATGCTGATGATGGACAAGCTCGGCGCGGGCGGTTCGTTCACCGAGTTGCAGGCACTGAACTTCCACGACAACGTGGTCGAGATGGGGCACGACGGGCCGGCCCATCTCGCGATCAGCTCGGCGAAACCGCTGCTGCGCGGGCTGGGGGTCTACCACGGCAAGCGTGGGTGGGGTGTGTCGGTGGAGTTCGACGTGGCGCACGGTCCGGTGACCGCGCTCGGGCTCGGCCAGCTTCGGGACGGCACGTTCAAGCTGATCGCTTCCGAGGGTGAGGTCGTTCCCGGTCCTCTCCTCCAGATCGGCAACACCACCAGCCGCGTCGACTTCGGCTGCGACCCCGGCGAGTGGACCGACGCCTGGTCGGCCTCCGGCGTAGCCCACCACTGGGCGCTTGGCACCGGTCACCAGGTAGCAGACCTCAAGGCTGTTTCCAGCCTGCTCCACCTCCCGCTGGAGGTCATCAACCCCAGCTGAGCCCTGCAGCACTTCGCTTTCCCCTGACCTGCGCTGGATTTTCTGCCCCGCACCAGTCGCCCCGGAAGGAGCTTCGCCCCATGACTCTTCGGTTGGCCGCAGTAGACCTCGGCGCGTCCAGCGGCCGCGTCATGGTCGGCGACATCGGCGAGGGCACCCTGCAACTGACCGAGGTCCACCGCTTCTGGAACGGCCCGGTCGACATCCAGGGCACGCTGCACTGGGACATCCTGCACCTCTACCGCGAAACCCTCGTCGGCCTCACCAAAGCCGCCGCCGGTGGCCCGATCGACGGCATCGGCATCGACTCCTGGGCCGTCGACTACGGCCTGCTCGACGAGTCCGGCCGCCTCCTCAGCAACCCGATCCACTACCGCGACTCCAGGACCGACGGCGTGATGGACGAGGTCCTCCGCACCGTCCCCGCCGAAGACCTGTACGCCATCACCGGCCTCCAGCAACTCCCCTTCAACACCATCTACCAGCTGGTCGCCGAACAGTCCCTCGACCAAGCCCACCAACTCCTCCTCATCCCCGACCTCCTCGCCTACTGGCTCACCGGCATCCCCGGCGCCGAGGCGACCAACGCCTCCACCACCCAGCTGTACGACGTCCGCACCCGCACCTGGAGCGAGGACCTGGCTCACCGAGTCGGCATCCCCACAACCCTCCTCCCCACCCTCCGAGAACCCGGCCACCTCATCGGCCCACTCCTCCCCGAGCTA
The Kribbella italica DNA segment above includes these coding regions:
- a CDS encoding L-fucose/L-arabinose isomerase family protein, which encodes MWSADPARSVDGGGLLPWVEPRKTRIGLVAGGLGAYWPQFPELLPQLQASARRVAGRFGEFDCEVVDVGFISDAQEGAAAAEKLRLADCDLIVGFLTTYMTASMLVPVAQRSGAPVLLLNLQPTEAMDHASFDTGAWLAYCGACPLPEMANAFERCGIDFRSVSGYLEDERAWTRIRRWLKAAGIRAAFRHGRHGLLGHLYPGMMDVITDPTLVSAQLGGHVEILEIDDLRVRVEKVTAAETEARMKVAQEVFTLDDSVVEDDFRWGATVSVALDRLVEDFQLDTLAYYHRGLDGETHERVAAGMILGASLLTARGVPAAGEYELRTSLAMLMMDKLGAGGSFTELQALNFHDNVVEMGHDGPAHLAISSAKPLLRGLGVYHGKRGWGVSVEFDVAHGPVTALGLGQLRDGTFKLIASEGEVVPGPLLQIGNTTSRVDFGCDPGEWTDAWSASGVAHHWALGTGHQVADLKAVSSLLHLPLEVINPS